A window of the Cannabis sativa cultivar Pink pepper isolate KNU-18-1 chromosome X, ASM2916894v1, whole genome shotgun sequence genome harbors these coding sequences:
- the LOC115702557 gene encoding uncharacterized protein LOC115702557: MSSLSVETETSDTSVTSLLQSQTDSSLSRTTTKTTTNVNNNNNNNNNNNNTNYNNTSTRTMEGMIWKDIVTENDLLDSSSVSGDTRQHSRSITNRMLSDDDDYDIRANNARMEAHMNYLEVKVGVLAEQNKRLRLMTAEMDSVGETHADQQDA; encoded by the exons atgtcGTCACTTAGTGTGGAAACAGAAACAAGTGACACAAGTGTTACTAGCTTATTGCAGAGTCAGACTGATTCATCCTTGTCTCGTACTACTACTAAAACTACTActaatgttaataataataataataataataataataataataatactaattatAATAACACCAGTACGAGAACCATGGAAGGGATGATCTGGAAAGACATAGTTACAGAAAATGATTTATTAGATTCCTCATCTGTCTCAGGCGACACCCGCCAACACAGTCGCAGCATCACAAACCGAATGTTGTCAGATGATGATGATTATGACATTCGAGCAAATAATGCTAGAATGGAGG CACACATGAATTACTTGGAGGTTAAAGTTGGTGTATTGGCTGAACAGAATAAAAGGCTTCGACTAATGACAGCAGAG ATGGACAGTGTTGGAGAGACTCATGCTGATCAACAAGATGCCTAA
- the LOC133031840 gene encoding uncharacterized protein LOC133031840, giving the protein MEYFNGSPSISFGQLRRVFESCAEVDDVYKLGMVLFVMGVLNGKEEKTVVPPFVIRMVDNLPFFYEYPWENISYTKLMETCNNDYLDVKNKMLKKIEKLVTQKEAKYSAYGYTAALQYWAYEAILQLGNEYAVRRSHRFPRMVNWESKSNTTLGKDEVTRLFAKNLTVYSMLCPRPNEIEFVSYITGGQPPLFVDLEELVLGEDGQQT; this is encoded by the exons ATGGAATATTTCAACGGTAGTCCTTCGATCAGCTTCGGCCAACTGCGCAGAGTTTTTGAGAGCTGCGCAGAAGTTGATGATGTCTACAAGTTGGGGATGGTTTTGTTTGTTATGGGCGTCCTCAATGGTAAGGAGGAGAAGACTGTCGTTCCTCCTTTTGTGATAAGAATGGTTGATAACCTTCCATTCTTCTACGAGTACCCCTGGGAAAATATTTCTTACACCAAGCTGATGGAAACTTGTAACAATGACTACTTGGATGTGAAGAATAAGATGTTGAAAAAGATTGAGAAGTTAGTCACTCAGAAGGAGGCAAAATACTCAGCCTACGGCTATACTGCAGCGTTGCAATATTGGGCATACGAGGCCATATTACAGCTGGGCAACGAGTATGCAGTGAGGAGGTCGCATCGCTTTCCGAGAATGGTCAACTGGGAGAGTAAGTCGAACACTACACTCGGGAAGGATGAAGTGACCAGATTATTTGCTAAAAAT TTGACAGTGTACTCCATGTTATGTCCTCGGCCGAATGAGATTGAGTTTGTGAGTTACATAACCGGGGGTCAGCCTCCGTTATTTGTTGACTTGGAGGAACTTGTGTTGGGTGAGGATGGGCAACAAACATAG
- the LOC115724198 gene encoding uncharacterized protein LOC115724198, whose protein sequence is MEEDLTLHFEKGRYLNVDSCGPYTLQIHPGETVMTGGVVDLQEHTCTSGLFQFMKFPCPHACAASQERSISAYTLCSPYYTTEYWRRTYEGTIMPVGDEDDWELPNDIKNMTVGVPVEKQPVGRPKKQKVGRIKNNRTACNGERIIKSRNCSKCGTKGHKKALATTEVKNVVLVYLYRDLLDYYVLLLN, encoded by the coding sequence atggaagaGGACTTgacattgcattttgaaaaaggtCGGTATTTGAACGTTGACTCATGCGGGCCTTACACGTTACAGATTCACCCTGGAGAAACAGTTATGACCGGTGGCGTAGTGGACTTGCAGGAACATACTTGCACTAGCGGCTTGTTCCAGTTCATGAAGTTTCCTTGTCCTCATGCATGTGCTGCATCTCAGGAGCGAAGTATTAGCGCGTACACACTATGCTCGCCATATTACACGACTGAATATTGGAGGAGAACATATGAAGGAACAATTATGCCagttggtgacgaggatgattgggaatTGCCTAATGACATCAAGAACATGACAGTTGGAGTGCCTGTTGAGAAGCAACCAGTAGGTCGACCCAAGAAGCAAAAGGTTGGAAGAATTAAGAACAACCGAACTGCTTGTAACGGTGAAAGGATTATCAAATCACGTAATTGTAGCAAGTGCGGTACCAAGGGGCACAAAAAAGCACTTGCAACTACCGAGGTTAAAAATGTTGTTTTAGTTTATTTGTATCGTGATTTGTTGGACTATTATGTATTGTTATTGAATTAA